A genomic segment from Nicotiana tabacum cultivar K326 chromosome 7, ASM71507v2, whole genome shotgun sequence encodes:
- the LOC107781553 gene encoding uncharacterized protein LOC107781553 produces the protein MPPMKIQPIDSPTYRESIQNDTAKPVVKSRLKRFFDRPFPSVLRISSAAEKPNAAGAGNELPYIKDGGAVTEFEPSSVCLAKMVVNFIEENNEKPSAAKCGRNRCNCFNGNTNDSSDDEFDGFADSVTNSSFGDSSETLKSLIPCASVVERNLLADTSKIVEKNKASKRKDDLRKIVTDELSKLDYNASICKSKWEKTSSVPAGEYEYIDVIVEGERVLIDVDFRSEFEIARSTGSYKAVLQSLPFIFVGKSDRLLQIVSIVSEAARLSLKKKGMHIAPWRKAEYIKSKWLSPHTRTNDTAEKTTGTDAVAESQAGDQSEVKEEELAEAAESKEISDSEFGELELIFGEKTLSSASFEFNSNETKSSTLLTSPPPVKFSGSEEEKAVMPVMMTWQPPALKPKSCDRGNKIVVTGLASLLREKP, from the exons ATGCCTCCGATGAAAATTCAGCCGATCGATTCTCCGACATACAGAGAATCGATCCAAAACGATACAGCAAAGCCTGTGGTGAAATCGCGACTCAAAAGGTTCTTCGATCGACCGTTCCCTAGCGTCTTACGGATTTCGTCGGCAGCAGAAAAGCCGAATGCCGCCGGCGCCGGGAATGAATTGCCTTATATAAAAGATGGAGGAGCAGTTACTGAGTTCGAGCCGAGCTCAGTTTGTTTAGCTAAGATGGTTGTTAATTTCATCGAGGAGAACAATGAAAAGCCATCGGCTGCTAAATGTGGACGGAATCGTTGCAATTGTTTCAACGGCAACACCAATGATAGCTCCGATGACGAGTTTGACGGTTTCGCTGACTCAGTTACAAACTCCTCTTTTGGTGATTCTTCTGAAACTCTCAAG AGCTTAATTCCGTGTGCAAGTGTTGTTGAAAGAAATCTGTTAGCTGATACCTCCAAAATTGTCGAGAAAAACAAAGCTTCTAAACGTAAAGACGATTTGAGAAAAATTGTGACCGATGAACTCTCGAAACTTGACTACAATGCTTCCATCTGCAAATCCAAATGGGAAAAGACTTCTTCTGTACCTGCAG GTGAATATGAGTACATTGATGTGATTGTAGAAGGGGAAAGAGTGTTGATTGATGTAGATTTCCGATCGGAGTTTGAGATTGCCCGATCGACGGGGAGTTACAAGGCGGTTCTTCAATCGCTGCCGTTCATCTTCGTCGGAAAATCCGATCGGCTTCTGCAAATTGTATCGATTGTCTCGGAAGCGGCTCGGTTGAGTTTAAAGAAGAAAGGCATGCACATCGCTCCCTGGCGTAAAGCCGAGTACATAAAATCCAAATGGCTTAGCCCTCACACTCGAACAAATGATACAGCCGAGAAAACAACCGGCACTGACGCCGTAGCCGAATCACAAGCCGGAGACCAGAGTGAGGTCAAGGAGGAGGAATTAGCTGAAGCTGctgaaagtaaagaaatatctgattCTGAATTTGGAGAATTGGAGCTGATTTTTGGTGAGAAAACGCTGTCGTCCGCGTCTTTCGAGTTCAATAGCAACGAGACCAAATCGTCAACGTTGCTTACATCGCCGCCGCCGGTGAAGTTTTCCGGCAGCGAGGAAGAGAAGGCTGTAATGCCGGTAATGATGACGTGGCAACCTCCGGCATTGAAGCCCAAGAGTTGCGACAGAGGAAACAAGATCGTCGTCACCGGATTGGCTTCCCTTCTCAGGGAGAAACCCTAA